DNA from Triticum aestivum cultivar Chinese Spring chromosome 7D, IWGSC CS RefSeq v2.1, whole genome shotgun sequence:
TATATCATTGTCTTTTCAGTTAGTACTTCTCCAAAGTTCTATGTTTCAACAATGTTGCTCTGGAAAGACGAGGCCAAAGGCAATAGCGAACTTTGCTCACGATGAGACGCTGATGGATTGCTTAAGAAGCTTGATATTCTTGTATAGAAGTTTTTGTAATGAAAATATAAAGGTGACATGCTTCCACGTGAAtagtaaaatccaaaaaaaatactattaacatttttaaaaatctgaaattttgggaTAGCAAGCTTGGACCACCATTCTACTCACTGTGATGTTTCGTGAAGCACCGACACCCATGGACCATGGTATTCGTAATGAAGAAAATACAATTCAGACCTTACTATCTATCAAACAGTGATTTTTAACATATCTctgattttttcattttttttccccATATTACTACAGGTGTCATTTCTTCTTGAAACTTCATGCGCTAGTATACCGGTTGACTATCTATGCTAAAATAATAATTCagatttgttttatttttctactgtTTTTAGATTTACAATTCATAAGGGGTGCATGTGAAACCATGTTCATCAAATCCGTCTTTTTTGTAAGAATAGTTTTATTGAATATATGACCTTGAGCGGTTTTtgaaagagaaaaataaaccgCGAAGATACAGGGTACCGCGGAGCCATTCTCCCTCTCCCGGCCCAACTCCCTGCAAGCCCGAAAGATGCCGCTCCCCCGCGTACCGCTCCgcctcgtgccgccgccgccgccgcacgccggcgCGGCCGTCCTCCGCCGTCTCCTTCGCGGCCTCTTTACAACGGAAGCGCcccttccctcccccctctccccGTCCGAGCTCGACACCATCTCCGCGCTCATCCCGCGGCTCATCTCCGAGGGCCAggtccccgccgccggccgcctcctctccGCGGCGCTCCTCCTGCCCGGCTCCCCGGAGCGCCTCCCGTTCCCCCCGCTCGCCGAGCACCTCGCCTCCCTGCCCACGCTCACCCCGGCCTTCGCCCTCCTCACCGCGCTCCGCCACCACCCCGTCCGCCCCTCGCCGCTCCCGCTCGCCACCCCGCTCCTCGGCCACCTCCTCGCGATGCGCCGCGCCCGCGAGGCCGCCTCCGTGCTCCGCTGGCTCTGCCGCCCCGACTCCCCGCTCCGGCCCGACGCCGCCACCTACGGCATCGCCGTCGCCGGGTTCTGCAGGCTCGGGGACCCCAAGAGCGCGCTCGTCGCCCTCGGCGAGATGGCCTCCGACG
Protein-coding regions in this window:
- the LOC123166581 gene encoding pentatricopeptide repeat-containing protein At1g62590, whose amino-acid sequence is MPLPRVPLRLVPPPPPHAGAAVLRRLLRGLFTTEAPLPSPLSPSELDTISALIPRLISEGQVPAAGRLLSAALLLPGSPERLPFPPLAEHLASLPTLTPAFALLTALRHHPVRPSPLPLATPLLGHLLAMRRAREAASVLRWLCRPDSPLRPDAATYGIAVAGFCRLGDPKSALVALGEMASDGVRPSQELQEAVRDAMLHDARIEEAWALEEAMRLPEFKKTVEMVDKLLGAWED